A stretch of the Lolium perenne isolate Kyuss_39 chromosome 3, Kyuss_2.0, whole genome shotgun sequence genome encodes the following:
- the LOC139838673 gene encoding protein H2A.5-like: MAGRKGGDRKKAVTRSVKAGLQFPVGRIGRFLKKGRYAQRVGSGAPVYLAAVLEYLAAEVLELAGNAAKDNKKSRIVPRHLLLAIRNDQELGKLLAGVTIAHGGVLPNIHSVLLPKKAAEKAEKAEKSPKSPKKKTAAKTPKKTAE, from the coding sequence ATGGCCGGAAGGAAGGGCGGCGACAGGAAGAAGGCGGTGACCCGGTCCGTCAAGGCCGGGCTGCAGTTCCCCGTCGGCCGCATCGGCCGCTTCCTCAAGAAGGGCCGCTACGCGCAGCGCGTCGGCTCCGGCGCCCCCGTCTACCTCGCCGCCGTCCTCGAGTACCTCGCCGCCGAGGTCCTCGAGCTCGCCGGCAACGCCGCCaaggacaacaagaagtcccgcaTCGTGCCGCGCCACCTGCTGCTCGCCATCCGCAACGACCAGGAGCTCGGCAAGCTGCTCGCCGGAGTCACCATCGCACACGGCGGCGTGCTACCCAACATCCATTCCGTCCTGCTCCCCAAGAAGGCCGCCGAGAAGGCCGAGAAGGCCGAGAAGTCGCCCAAGTCGCCCAAGAAGAAGACCGCCGCCAAGACCCCCAAGAAGACCGCAGAGTAG